In the Flavobacterium sp. J372 genome, one interval contains:
- the murI gene encoding glutamate racemase, translated as MKNSEMPIGLFDSGIGGTSIWKEIHALLPNEDTIYLADSKNAPYGQKTKEEIIDLSVKNTEYLLNLNCKMIVVACNTATTNAIKHLRQKYPEVPFIGIEPAIKPAAVSTKTQKIGILATKGTLNSELFHKTVSTYSNIKIIEQVGYNLVALIESGKINSPEMKELLIAYLKPMVDADIDYLVLGCSHYPYLVPQIKEILPPHVKIIDSGEAVARQTKIILEKNNLVNSSRHHAQNTFYINSNPFVLNDILDNKYTIEQKDF; from the coding sequence ATGAAGAATTCTGAAATGCCAATAGGCCTCTTTGATTCCGGCATAGGCGGCACATCTATCTGGAAGGAAATACATGCATTATTGCCAAATGAAGATACAATATATCTGGCCGACAGTAAAAATGCCCCCTACGGGCAAAAAACTAAAGAAGAAATAATTGACCTGAGCGTAAAAAATACCGAGTACCTGCTTAACCTAAATTGCAAAATGATTGTGGTTGCATGTAATACCGCCACAACCAACGCCATTAAGCATTTAAGGCAAAAGTATCCTGAAGTTCCGTTTATTGGTATTGAGCCTGCTATAAAACCTGCAGCTGTTTCTACAAAAACACAAAAGATAGGTATTCTGGCCACAAAAGGAACGCTTAACAGTGAGCTTTTCCATAAAACAGTGTCAACCTACAGTAACATAAAAATTATTGAACAGGTAGGCTATAATCTCGTTGCATTGATAGAGAGCGGCAAGATTAATTCTCCAGAGATGAAGGAACTGTTAATAGCTTACCTTAAACCTATGGTTGATGCAGATATTGATTATCTAGTGCTTGGCTGCAGCCATTATCCCTACCTTGTCCCGCAGATTAAAGAAATACTTCCGCCACACGTAAAAATCATAGATTCCGGTGAGGCAGTTGCAAGGCAAACTAAAATAATCCTTGAAAAAAATAATCTGGTTAATAGCTCCCGGCATCATGCTCAAAATACATTTTATATAAATAGCAATCCATTTGTATTAAATGATATACTGGACAATAAATATACTATTGAGCAGAAAGATTTCTGA
- a CDS encoding OmpH family outer membrane protein, whose protein sequence is MKKRLLLLLAFCSTLAATAQTRGLKVAYIDMEYILEKVPDYAEAKNQLEQKAQKWKQEIEAKKNDINKLKENLKTERVLLTKELIQEREEEIAFQENELITYQDKRFGPKGDLISQKAVLVKPIQDQVFNAIQDISEAKKLDFVFDKSSDMTMLYAAKRHDISDQVIRRLTRAAKREQLSGKEIKQLEKQEAQEDLEDDPDFQDKKKIQEEKKAERQRLIEERKAAAQKKREEQLARREQQKQEREAKKAGSSSATGSQQPSNPTQNNGNLEGEDNDPGTNRPVAVPGTNPTLNSQPVQGENSNQVKTTATPVPEEGSTTAIERQQAAQEERQRKLDERKQAAEARKQKILADREAAKKAREDKKNQSTEENKNEN, encoded by the coding sequence ATGAAAAAAAGACTTTTATTATTACTTGCTTTTTGCAGTACACTGGCAGCCACAGCACAAACACGTGGCCTTAAGGTAGCATATATTGATATGGAGTACATCCTTGAAAAAGTGCCAGATTATGCTGAAGCAAAAAATCAGCTTGAGCAGAAAGCGCAAAAGTGGAAGCAGGAGATAGAAGCTAAGAAAAATGACATTAATAAACTTAAGGAAAACCTTAAGACGGAACGTGTCTTGCTCACTAAAGAACTAATACAGGAACGCGAAGAGGAAATAGCTTTTCAGGAAAATGAACTGATAACTTACCAGGATAAGCGCTTTGGGCCAAAAGGCGACTTAATATCGCAAAAAGCAGTTTTGGTAAAGCCTATACAAGACCAGGTGTTTAATGCGATACAAGATATATCTGAAGCAAAGAAACTGGATTTTGTTTTTGACAAATCGTCAGACATGACTATGCTATATGCAGCCAAAAGGCATGATATTAGTGACCAGGTGATCAGGAGGCTTACAAGGGCTGCAAAACGTGAGCAGCTGAGCGGAAAAGAGATAAAGCAGCTTGAAAAACAAGAAGCACAGGAAGATCTTGAAGACGACCCTGACTTCCAGGACAAAAAGAAAATACAGGAGGAAAAGAAAGCTGAGAGGCAGCGCCTGATAGAGGAACGTAAAGCAGCAGCTCAAAAGAAAAGGGAAGAGCAACTGGCAAGGCGTGAGCAGCAAAAGCAGGAACGTGAGGCTAAAAAAGCAGGTAGTTCATCTGCAACAGGTTCACAACAGCCTTCGAATCCGACTCAAAATAATGGCAATCTTGAAGGTGAAGATAATGACCCTGGCACAAACAGGCCTGTTGCAGTACCGGGAACAAACCCTACACTAAACTCACAGCCTGTTCAAGGTGAAAATAGCAACCAGGTTAAGACTACTGCGACACCAGTACCTGAAGAAGGCAGTACTACGGCGATAGAGAGACAACAAGCCGCACAGGAAGAGCGCCAGAGGAAACTGGATGAGCGTAAACAGGCCGCTGAGGCCAGGAAGCAAAAGATTCTTGCGGATCGGGAAGCTGCAAAAAAAGCACGTGAGGATAAAAAGAATCAATCTACTGAAGAGAACAAAAACGAAAATTAA
- a CDS encoding acetoin utilization protein acuB, with amino-acid sequence MIDIADFVNNSIKALNTTDRIDVAQDLFAEYPFSHFPVLEEGVYIGCAGAEDTELMDIEKTLGDVRYTFDRFFVRDTSIWLDVLEVFAKNDTNIMPILDKDNIYKGFYEITDIMKFFHETPFLKEDGGIIVVEKGIADYSLSQVTQIVESNNGRLLGVFVSEMGPNTVQITVKISLGGMSEILQTFRRYNYEIISQHQEDAYLNTLKDRSDYLDKYLNI; translated from the coding sequence ATGATTGACATTGCCGATTTTGTAAATAACTCTATTAAAGCGCTGAACACTACCGACCGTATAGATGTAGCTCAGGACCTGTTTGCGGAATATCCATTTTCACATTTCCCTGTTCTGGAAGAAGGCGTATACATAGGATGCGCTGGGGCTGAAGATACCGAGCTGATGGATATTGAAAAAACCCTGGGTGATGTACGGTATACATTTGACAGGTTTTTTGTGCGCGATACATCTATATGGCTTGATGTACTTGAGGTTTTTGCAAAGAATGACACCAACATAATGCCCATTCTGGATAAAGACAATATCTACAAAGGCTTTTATGAGATTACAGACATCATGAAATTTTTTCATGAGACACCGTTTTTAAAAGAAGACGGCGGCATTATAGTAGTTGAAAAAGGCATTGCCGACTATAGCCTGAGCCAGGTAACGCAAATTGTAGAAAGCAACAACGGCAGGCTGCTGGGCGTATTTGTAAGCGAAATGGGCCCAAATACCGTACAGATAACAGTGAAAATAAGCCTGGGAGGAATGAGCGAAATATTGCAGACTTTCCGCCGGTATAATTATGAAATTATAAGCCAGCACCAGGAGGATGCCTACCTTAACACACTAAAAGACAGGAGCGATTATCTTGACAAATACCTAAATATATAG
- a CDS encoding alpha/beta fold hydrolase, whose amino-acid sequence MLYSRIEGEGKPLLIIHGFMGTSDNWKTLGGQYAKEGFQVHALDLRNHGKSFHSEEFTYDAMVNDVVEYCRQNALDHVSVIGHSMGGKVAMFLAVKYPELIDKLIIADIGPKYYAPHHQDILAGLNAVDFSSKPGRGEVEEVLEKYIPDFGTRQFLMKNLYWKEPGQLAWKFNLDVFNREIENIGEALPEGSVYERPVLFLRGDKSNYIKDKDVPGLKVHFPKAEIKDIANSGHWLHAENPQDFLKETISWLTTSFSS is encoded by the coding sequence ATGCTGTATTCAAGAATAGAAGGCGAAGGAAAGCCGTTACTGATAATTCACGGGTTTATGGGCACAAGCGATAACTGGAAAACCCTTGGCGGGCAGTATGCAAAAGAAGGTTTCCAGGTTCATGCACTTGATTTGCGAAACCATGGTAAGAGTTTCCATTCGGAAGAATTTACATATGATGCTATGGTAAATGATGTAGTTGAGTATTGCAGGCAAAACGCGCTTGACCATGTATCTGTAATAGGCCATTCTATGGGCGGAAAAGTTGCAATGTTCCTTGCGGTAAAATATCCGGAACTTATTGATAAGCTGATAATTGCCGACATAGGGCCGAAATATTACGCGCCGCACCACCAGGATATACTCGCGGGGTTGAATGCAGTAGACTTTTCTTCAAAACCGGGCAGAGGAGAGGTTGAAGAAGTGCTGGAGAAGTACATACCCGATTTCGGGACACGCCAGTTCCTGATGAAGAACTTATATTGGAAGGAACCAGGACAACTGGCCTGGAAGTTTAACCTGGATGTTTTTAACCGTGAAATTGAAAATATTGGTGAAGCATTGCCGGAAGGTTCGGTATATGAGCGGCCGGTGCTTTTCCTTCGTGGCGACAAGTCAAACTATATCAAAGATAAAGATGTTCCGGGTTTAAAAGTGCATTTCCCGAAAGCTGAAATCAAAGATATTGCCAACTCGGGCCACTGGCTGCATGCTGAAAACCCGCAGGATTTTTTGAAGGAAACGATTAGCTGGCTTACGACATCTTTTTCTTCTTAG
- the bamA gene encoding outer membrane protein assembly factor BamA yields the protein MFQKNIALLFIALFCATITAFAQDQPQVDPGQYILADFNVIGKISYNEQTVKQFTGLEKGQQINVPGEEISNAIKKLWKLGLFNDINFYVTRVQNDSIWLELDINELPKLSDVKIQGVKKGKREGLLKDTQLNKGKIVNENLITTTKNYIENKYKKDGYYNTKVAINTIADSSNTVKMVVNIDRGKKVRVKRIDFVGNKELTSGKLRRAMKNTKVKGWYNPLRIFKSSKYIADKYKEDLNSIVDKYKENGYRDARILSDSVAYNSKTNNVAIKINVEEGRKYYFGDIKYIGNTVYTNQQLNQILGIKKGDVYNGVMLQKRIADPSRPDGFDITNQYQNNGYLFSNINPVEVRTYNDTIDFEIRIVEGPIAYFNNVTVVGNDKTNDHVIYRELRTRPGMKWDKQEVINTVREIGQLGFFDAQAIRPDVKNPDPATGNVDIEWSVVEKGSSQIELQGGYGGGGFIGTLGLSFNNFSARNIFNKEAYRPLPMGDGQRLSLRLQGSTYFQTYSLSFSEPWFGGRKPVQFSTSLSHSKQFLYDFRSRDVNRDRSFTITSLSVGIAKRLSEPDVYLTLSQAVSFQYYALSNYNTGLFTFGNGSARNLAYTVGLSRNNKGDDPIYPTKGAEFSVTAKVTFPYSLFNGVDYGNLQNEEAYKLKDANGRYLNENGERVTDYRLAAVDQSKVDQKKFDWLEYYKIKFKGDSYTKLYDKLVLRTLGEFGFMGAYNSDRGLVPFERFFLGGDGLANYSLDGREVIQLRGYPNQSLSNLDGGTIYNKFSLELRYPITLKAAASIYALTFLDAGASYDTFRNYNPFELKRSAGFGLRVFMPAFGLLGIDFGHGFDPIPGATQKNGWETHFIIGQQF from the coding sequence ATGTTTCAAAAAAACATTGCTTTACTTTTTATAGCGCTTTTTTGCGCCACCATTACCGCATTTGCACAAGACCAGCCTCAGGTAGACCCAGGGCAGTATATACTTGCCGATTTTAACGTTATTGGCAAAATAAGCTACAATGAGCAAACCGTAAAACAATTCACAGGGCTTGAAAAAGGCCAGCAGATAAATGTGCCGGGCGAAGAAATAAGCAATGCCATTAAAAAGCTATGGAAACTTGGGCTTTTTAATGACATTAATTTTTATGTAACCAGGGTACAAAATGACAGTATATGGCTTGAGCTTGATATTAACGAACTGCCAAAGCTTAGCGATGTAAAGATCCAGGGAGTTAAAAAAGGTAAGCGTGAGGGCCTGCTAAAAGATACCCAGCTAAACAAAGGCAAAATTGTTAATGAAAACTTAATAACTACTACTAAGAACTACATAGAGAACAAGTATAAGAAAGATGGTTATTACAATACCAAAGTTGCCATCAACACGATAGCCGACAGCAGTAATACCGTTAAGATGGTTGTAAATATTGATCGTGGCAAGAAAGTGCGCGTAAAACGTATTGATTTTGTTGGCAATAAAGAACTTACCAGCGGTAAGTTGAGACGCGCAATGAAAAACACCAAGGTAAAAGGCTGGTATAACCCTTTGCGTATTTTTAAGTCATCTAAATATATTGCTGACAAATACAAAGAAGATTTAAACAGCATTGTAGATAAGTATAAAGAAAATGGTTATCGTGATGCCAGGATTTTAAGTGACAGTGTTGCTTACAATTCAAAAACTAATAATGTAGCTATAAAAATTAATGTTGAAGAAGGCCGTAAATACTACTTTGGCGACATTAAATATATTGGTAACACAGTATATACCAACCAACAGCTTAACCAGATACTCGGCATTAAAAAAGGCGATGTGTATAATGGTGTAATGCTTCAGAAAAGGATTGCAGACCCTTCAAGGCCTGACGGTTTTGACATTACAAACCAATATCAGAACAATGGTTATCTTTTCTCAAACATCAACCCTGTAGAGGTAAGGACGTATAATGATACTATCGACTTTGAAATCAGGATTGTAGAGGGCCCTATAGCTTATTTTAACAATGTGACTGTAGTTGGTAATGATAAGACGAATGACCATGTTATATACCGTGAGCTCCGCACAAGGCCTGGCATGAAGTGGGACAAGCAGGAAGTAATAAACACCGTTCGTGAAATCGGGCAGTTAGGTTTCTTTGACGCGCAGGCTATACGCCCGGATGTAAAGAACCCTGACCCTGCAACCGGTAATGTTGACATTGAATGGAGCGTGGTTGAGAAAGGATCTAGCCAGATTGAGCTACAGGGAGGTTATGGCGGCGGCGGCTTTATAGGTACGCTGGGACTTTCTTTCAATAATTTCTCTGCAAGGAATATATTCAACAAAGAAGCCTACAGGCCATTACCAATGGGTGACGGGCAAAGATTATCACTAAGGCTTCAGGGAAGTACTTATTTCCAGACGTACAGCCTCTCGTTTTCAGAGCCTTGGTTTGGCGGCAGGAAGCCGGTACAATTTTCAACGTCACTATCACACAGTAAGCAGTTCCTGTATGATTTCCGTAGCAGGGACGTAAACAGAGACAGGAGCTTTACCATCACATCACTATCAGTAGGTATTGCCAAAAGGCTTAGTGAACCCGATGTTTACCTTACGCTATCACAGGCTGTAAGCTTCCAATACTATGCCCTTAGCAATTATAACACAGGATTATTTACTTTTGGTAACGGTAGTGCCCGCAACCTTGCATATACTGTAGGCCTTAGCAGGAACAATAAGGGTGATGACCCTATATATCCTACAAAAGGTGCTGAATTTAGCGTAACAGCAAAAGTAACATTCCCTTACTCGTTATTCAACGGTGTTGACTATGGGAACCTTCAAAACGAAGAAGCTTATAAGCTAAAAGACGCTAACGGACGTTATCTTAATGAAAATGGTGAGCGTGTTACGGATTACAGGCTGGCAGCAGTTGACCAAAGTAAGGTAGACCAAAAGAAATTTGATTGGCTGGAATATTATAAAATTAAGTTCAAAGGTGACTCATATACAAAACTTTATGATAAATTAGTGCTCCGTACATTGGGTGAATTTGGATTCATGGGGGCATACAACAGCGACAGGGGCCTTGTACCATTTGAGAGGTTTTTCCTCGGTGGTGACGGCCTTGCCAACTACTCTCTTGACGGGCGTGAGGTGATACAGCTGAGGGGTTATCCTAACCAGTCACTTTCAAACCTTGACGGTGGTACAATATATAATAAGTTCTCGCTTGAATTGCGTTATCCTATAACCCTGAAAGCTGCAGCATCAATATATGCCCTGACGTTTTTAGATGCGGGTGCGTCTTATGACACTTTCAGGAACTACAATCCTTTCGAACTTAAGAGGTCGGCAGGTTTTGGTTTAAGAGTGTTTATGCCTGCGTTTGGTTTGCTCGGTATAGACTTCGGGCACGGGTTTGACCCAATACCGGGAGCAACGCAAAAGAATGGCTGGGAAACGCACTTTATCATTGGGCAGCAGTTCTAA
- a CDS encoding NAD kinase, whose amino-acid sequence MKIAVYGQYYKDNTEDIIERMLAVFANYNPEVVFEAGFHNVLNEKGLLDKSFSVFSSHEELASGYTMMISIGGDGTMLRAATLVRDKNIPILGINAGRLGFLATVQQENIENLLPLIFENKYKVSPRSLLSIDYEGMPEGDDELDFALNEITVSRKDTTSMITIETVLNGDYLNSYWADGLIISTPTGSTGYSLSCGGPVLMPEVNSLVITPIAPHNLNARPLVIPDDTEIQLKVTGREPQHLISLDSRIITLDVETVISIKKTGFKINLVEFHEEKFLKTLRKKLLWGEDKRN is encoded by the coding sequence ATGAAAATTGCAGTTTACGGGCAGTATTACAAAGACAACACCGAAGATATTATTGAAAGGATGCTGGCTGTATTTGCAAATTATAATCCGGAAGTGGTTTTTGAAGCAGGATTTCACAATGTACTTAACGAGAAAGGCCTTCTTGATAAATCATTCAGCGTATTTTCATCGCACGAAGAACTTGCCAGCGGCTATACTATGATGATAAGCATAGGCGGAGACGGCACCATGCTACGCGCCGCAACCCTTGTGCGCGATAAAAATATACCTATCCTCGGGATAAATGCCGGAAGGCTCGGTTTTCTTGCAACGGTACAGCAGGAAAATATTGAAAACCTGCTGCCGCTTATTTTCGAGAATAAGTATAAAGTTTCTCCGCGCTCGCTGCTGTCAATAGATTATGAGGGTATGCCCGAAGGTGATGACGAGCTTGACTTTGCATTGAATGAAATAACCGTAAGCCGCAAAGACACCACATCAATGATTACCATTGAAACGGTGCTTAATGGCGATTACCTTAACTCCTACTGGGCAGACGGGTTAATAATATCTACCCCCACAGGCTCTACAGGCTACTCGCTAAGCTGTGGCGGCCCTGTACTTATGCCTGAAGTTAACAGCCTCGTGATAACCCCTATAGCGCCGCATAACCTTAATGCTAGGCCCTTGGTAATACCTGATGATACTGAAATACAACTGAAGGTTACAGGCCGCGAACCGCAACACCTTATATCTCTTGACTCGAGGATTATAACTCTTGATGTTGAAACAGTAATAAGCATAAAGAAAACAGGATTCAAGATAAACCTGGTTGAATTTCACGAAGAAAAATTCCTGAAGACATTGCGCAAAAAATTACTTTGGGGCGAAGACAAGCGCAATTAA
- a CDS encoding DUF6089 family protein, translating to MYRILIASIFLIITANAAAQINEIGVFAGGSNYIGDIGPTTYIAPEKPALGILYRWNRSPRHSYRFSLTHAKLAAADMNSDVSGRSDRYLAFKNTVTELSAGMEFSFFDFNLHTDEFKMTPYVYTGASYFFYDESYFNNSGRQIMQNKKATLAIPMILGLKAHIAPSFVLGVEAGARYTFTDNLDGSHPDNESLGFGNLESNDWYLFTGVTLTYTFGNRPCYCAE from the coding sequence ATGTATCGTATTCTGATTGCTTCTATATTTCTGATAATTACTGCAAACGCAGCTGCCCAAATCAATGAGATCGGCGTGTTTGCAGGCGGAAGCAATTATATTGGCGACATTGGGCCAACTACCTATATAGCTCCGGAAAAGCCGGCGCTGGGCATACTTTACAGGTGGAACCGCAGCCCGCGCCACTCTTACCGTTTCTCTTTAACCCATGCTAAACTGGCAGCAGCAGACATGAACAGTGATGTAAGCGGACGGAGTGACAGGTATCTTGCCTTTAAAAATACAGTCACCGAACTGTCGGCTGGGATGGAATTCAGTTTTTTTGATTTCAACCTGCATACCGATGAGTTTAAAATGACGCCGTATGTTTACACCGGCGCAAGCTATTTTTTCTATGACGAATCATATTTCAACAATAGCGGCAGGCAGATAATGCAGAATAAAAAGGCAACGCTTGCTATACCTATGATACTGGGACTGAAAGCACATATAGCCCCAAGTTTTGTACTGGGCGTTGAGGCCGGCGCGCGCTATACTTTTACCGATAACCTTGACGGCAGCCACCCCGATAATGAAAGCCTCGGCTTTGGCAACCTTGAGAGCAATGACTGGTATTTGTTTACCGGCGTAACATTAACCTATACTTTTGGCAACAGGCCTTGCTATTGCGCTGAATAA
- a CDS encoding gamma carbonic anhydrase family protein, which translates to MVIKEVNGKYPVIPEDCYVADNATIVGDVTLGAECSIWFNAVVRGDVHTIKIGNKVNIQDGAVIHCTYKKHATLIGNNVSIGHNAIVHGCTLQDNVLIGMGAIVMDGCVVESNSIVAAGALVTQGTRIESGTIYAGVPAKKVKDIDQSDFAGEIGRISNNYVMYASWFK; encoded by the coding sequence ATGGTAATTAAAGAAGTAAATGGTAAATACCCTGTAATTCCTGAAGATTGTTATGTTGCGGATAATGCAACAATTGTTGGCGATGTAACATTAGGAGCTGAATGCAGTATTTGGTTTAATGCTGTGGTGAGGGGTGATGTACATACCATAAAAATTGGGAATAAAGTAAATATACAAGATGGCGCAGTAATTCATTGTACTTATAAGAAACATGCTACGCTGATTGGAAACAATGTTTCTATAGGGCATAATGCTATAGTTCACGGCTGTACATTACAGGATAATGTATTGATAGGGATGGGTGCCATTGTGATGGATGGGTGCGTTGTGGAAAGCAACTCTATTGTAGCGGCAGGGGCACTGGTAACACAAGGTACAAGAATTGAATCGGGTACCATATATGCCGGTGTACCGGCAAAAAAAGTAAAAGATATTGACCAGTCGGATTTTGCAGGTGAAATTGGTCGCATCTCAAATAACTATGTAATGTACGCCTCTTGGTTTAAATAG
- a CDS encoding pyridoxine 5'-phosphate synthase, with protein sequence MAKLSVNINKIATLRNSRGGNVPDLLKVAKDVQQFGAQGVTVHPRPDERHIRYQDARDLVPVVYTEYNIEGNPVPKFIDLVLETKPTQVTLVPDADDAITSNAGWDTIKHRSFLQEVIAEFKRNGIRTSIFVDPVVAMIEGAAETGTDRVELYTEAFAHDYGLGNKDGIKPYVEAAEAANRLGLGLNAGHDLSLDNIKFFKENIPGLLEVSIGHALIAESLYLGLENVVNMYLQRLK encoded by the coding sequence ATGGCAAAATTAAGCGTAAACATAAACAAGATAGCAACCCTGCGTAATTCACGCGGCGGCAATGTACCTGATTTACTTAAAGTGGCTAAAGACGTGCAGCAGTTTGGCGCGCAGGGTGTTACCGTACATCCCCGGCCTGACGAGAGACATATACGCTACCAGGATGCACGCGACCTTGTTCCTGTTGTGTATACTGAATATAATATAGAAGGCAACCCCGTGCCTAAGTTTATCGATTTGGTTTTAGAGACAAAGCCTACGCAGGTAACGCTGGTGCCTGATGCAGATGATGCCATTACCAGCAATGCAGGTTGGGATACTATAAAGCACCGCAGCTTTCTGCAGGAAGTGATTGCCGAGTTTAAACGCAACGGTATACGCACCTCTATATTTGTTGACCCTGTAGTAGCTATGATTGAAGGCGCTGCTGAAACGGGAACTGACAGGGTAGAGCTGTACACTGAAGCTTTTGCGCACGATTACGGGCTGGGTAATAAAGATGGAATCAAACCTTATGTTGAAGCTGCTGAAGCTGCCAACAGGTTGGGGCTTGGCCTGAATGCAGGGCACGACCTGAGCCTTGACAATATAAAGTTTTTTAAAGAGAACATACCCGGCCTGCTTGAGGTATCTATTGGGCATGCGCTTATTGCAGAGTCACTGTACCTGGGGCTGGAAAATGTTGTGAATATGTACCTTCAAAGATTAAAATAA
- a CDS encoding OmpP1/FadL family transporter, producing the protein MRKLLSLTLTALAASTAFAGGYRVSLQGQKQLAMGHTGVAVVNSAEVLFFNPAGMAFLEDRFNASVGANALFAKTKFQNETYNWKAETENMGTPFEAYISYRVTDWLSAGLAVYTPYGSAVEWDKDWQGSHLVNDIDLQAIYIQPMISLKVNEYFSVGGGPIFVTGSVNFNRNLTRSLTDEQGNRSDVTIDAKGVTAWGWSAGFMFNPTKKLSLGLNYRSEIIMEARDGDATFNQVPAFAQGTFNNTTFNADLPLPAELTVGASYKVNDKLMFAFDYNRAMWHAYDALVVDFANNVPTSVNPRNYKDASTYRVGVQYKATDKWHFRAGYYFDESPVQDGYFAPETPRNDSNGYTGGLTYQITPKLGIDASFLYLHFDETTNSYDYFNEDGNNVSFGGTYKNSVFSPGLGLTYSF; encoded by the coding sequence ATGAGAAAACTATTATCATTAACACTTACGGCTTTGGCGGCATCAACCGCATTTGCAGGGGGCTACCGCGTGAGCCTGCAGGGCCAGAAACAGCTTGCCATGGGGCATACCGGCGTGGCAGTGGTAAACAGTGCTGAAGTACTGTTCTTTAACCCGGCGGGTATGGCTTTCCTTGAAGACCGCTTTAATGCATCGGTAGGTGCCAATGCACTATTTGCAAAGACAAAATTCCAGAATGAAACCTATAACTGGAAAGCAGAAACAGAAAATATGGGTACGCCGTTTGAAGCGTATATTTCATATCGTGTTACTGACTGGCTTTCGGCCGGTTTGGCTGTGTATACACCTTATGGCAGCGCCGTTGAGTGGGATAAAGACTGGCAGGGCTCACACCTTGTAAATGATATTGACCTGCAGGCGATATATATACAGCCAATGATCTCTCTAAAGGTTAATGAATATTTCAGCGTTGGTGGCGGGCCAATATTTGTAACAGGTTCGGTAAACTTTAACCGTAACCTTACCCGCAGCCTTACTGATGAGCAGGGCAACCGCAGCGATGTTACTATTGATGCTAAAGGCGTTACTGCCTGGGGTTGGAGTGCAGGCTTTATGTTCAATCCTACAAAGAAGCTTTCACTGGGTTTGAACTATCGCTCCGAAATCATTATGGAAGCCCGCGATGGCGATGCGACATTTAACCAGGTGCCGGCATTTGCGCAGGGAACTTTCAATAATACAACATTCAATGCTGACCTTCCGCTTCCGGCAGAATTAACCGTAGGCGCATCATACAAAGTGAATGATAAACTTATGTTTGCTTTTGATTATAACAGGGCTATGTGGCATGCTTATGATGCTTTGGTTGTTGACTTTGCCAACAATGTACCAACATCAGTAAACCCGCGTAACTATAAAGATGCAAGCACTTACCGTGTGGGCGTACAGTACAAAGCTACAGACAAGTGGCATTTCCGCGCAGGGTATTACTTTGATGAGAGCCCGGTACAAGATGGCTACTTTGCTCCTGAAACGCCGCGTAATGATTCTAACGGCTATACAGGCGGGCTTACCTACCAGATAACGCCAAAGCTTGGTATAGATGCTTCTTTCCTTTACCTTCACTTTGATGAGACTACAAATTCGTATGACTACTTCAACGAAGACGGCAACAATGTATCTTTCGGCGGAACATACAAAAACAGCGTGTTCTCTCCGGGACTTGGTTTAACTTACAGCTTTTAA
- the uppS gene encoding polyprenyl diphosphate synthase encodes MATGAGQKKQGMLRAFGHENGTKAVRQTVESAAKLGVEYLTLYAFSTENWNRPKLEVDTLMKLLVSSLKNELDTLQKNNIRLHTIGNSNMLPKGVFKELNDVIEKTRNNTRMTLTLALSYGSREEVISAVKALAEDVKEGRIDVAEITEEALGSRLYTAGMPDVDLMIRTSGEQRISNYLLWQSAYAELYFTDVLWPDFREADLHNAIITYQNRERRFGKTSEQIK; translated from the coding sequence ATGGCAACGGGCGCTGGGCAAAAAAAGCAGGGTATGCTGAGGGCTTTCGGGCACGAGAATGGTACAAAAGCGGTACGCCAGACGGTTGAATCTGCTGCAAAGCTAGGTGTTGAGTACCTCACGTTGTATGCTTTTTCTACCGAAAACTGGAACAGGCCTAAACTAGAGGTTGATACACTGATGAAACTGCTTGTAAGTTCGCTTAAAAACGAATTGGACACGTTGCAGAAAAATAACATCCGGCTGCACACCATAGGCAACAGCAACATGCTGCCGAAAGGTGTTTTTAAAGAACTGAACGATGTTATAGAAAAGACTAGAAACAACACCCGAATGACACTTACCCTTGCCCTGAGCTATGGCTCAAGGGAAGAGGTAATATCAGCTGTAAAAGCTCTTGCTGAAGACGTGAAAGAAGGCCGGATAGATGTAGCTGAAATAACAGAAGAAGCATTGGGAAGCCGATTATATACAGCCGGCATGCCTGATGTAGACCTTATGATACGAACAAGCGGCGAGCAGCGCATAAGCAATTACCTGCTTTGGCAAAGCGCCTACGCCGAATTATATTTTACTGATGTGCTTTGGCCGGACTTTAGGGAAGCCGACCTGCACAACGCAATTATTACCTACCAAAACAGAGAACGCAGATTTGGAAAAACCAGTGAACAAATTAAATAG